The Haloterrigena turkmenica DSM 5511 genome includes the window ATGGACAGCGCCACCGCCGCCTACGAGGCCCGCGACCGGGGGTACGAGCTCTACGCCCTGCACACCTCCTACGGACAGCGCACCGAGGACCGCGAACTCGAGTGCGCCCGCCGACTCGCCGACGAACTCGACGCGGCCGACTTTCTACAGATCGAGACCGGTCACCTCTCGGCGATCGGCGCCTCGAGTCTCACCGACGACGAGATGGCCGTCGCGGACGCGGACATGGAGAGCGACGAGATCCCCACCTCGTACGTCCCCTTCCGGAACGCGAACCTGCTCGCGATGGCGGTCTCCTACGCCGAAGCCAACGACTGCGAGGCCGTCTTCATCGGCGCTCACAGCGAGGACTTCTCGGGGTATCCGGACTGCCGGCCCGAATTCTTCGAGGCCTTCGAGAACGTGGTCGACGTCGGGACGAAACCCGAGACCGATATTTCGATCGAGGCGCCGTTCGTCGAGTGGTCGAAAACGGATATCGCCGAGCGCGGCGTCGACCTCGAGGTCCCGTACGAACACACGTGGAGCTGTTACCGCGAGAACGAGCCCGCTTGCGGCACCTGTGACGCCTGTGCGTTCCGCCTGCAGGCGTTCCAGAACGTCGGCGTCCGCGATCCGATCGAGTACGCCGAGCGGCCCGACTACGCCGCGGAGTAGCCGCAACCGGGGACGCTCAGTCCCCTCCGTTCGCGACTCGACGGCCCACGGCCGCGAGCGCGAGGACGCCGCTGACGATTCCCGTCCCGACGGTGAATCCCGGCGCGCCTTCGCCGTCGGAGCCCTCGTCGTCCGCGGATGGTTCGCCGTTGTCCGCGGATGGATTGCCGTCGTCCGCAGATGGATCGCCGTCGTCCGCGGATGGTTCGCCGTCGTCCGCGGATGGTTCGCCGTCGTCCTCCGATCGGATCGCGACCAGTCGGTCGCCGCTCGCGTAGACCGTTCCGTCGACGACGGCGAGCTGGCTCGGTTCGAAGTCGGTCTCGAGGCGCCACAGCGGGTCGCCGCCGTCGCGATCGAACGCGACCGCGCCGGACTCGCCGTCGTCCGCGACGGCGGCGAAGACCGCGCCGTCGCCGACGATCACGTCCTCGATAGTCGCGGCGTCGGCCGCGGACCGCCACTCGTCAGCGCCGGAGGCTCTATCGTAGCCCACGACGACCTCCCGGTCGGACGACGCCGCGTCGTCGACCGCGTAGAGTCGATCGGCCGCGAGCGCGGCCGGTGAGTAGGTCGGCACCGTCGCTCGCTCGTCACCGTTGCCGGCGTCGTAGACCGCGACGGCGTCGTCCTTGACGACTGCGACGGCGTCGCCGTGGGCCATCGGACGACCGGAGAACGTGTCCGCGGCCCAGTCGTCGACCCGGTCGGCCCAGCGGGCCGCGCCGGAGTCGAGTTCCCGGGCGAACAGCTGGTTGTTGCTCACGGCAAAGACCGCGCCGTCGCCGACGGCGACGGGGTCTCGCTGGAGCGGATCGCCGCGCTCGCCGCCGTCGACAGTCACCGGTTCGGGGTCGAATCGCCACTCCCTCGTCCCGTCCCGCGCGTCGAAGGCGAACAGGCTCCCGTCGGCGACGACGAGCACCAGGTCCTCCCCGACCACCGGCGTCCGGTTGGTCTCGTATCCGATCCCGGATTCCTGCCAGCGACGTTCCCCGTCGGCCGCCTCGAGGGCGGTGATCGACGCGGTATCGCCCGCGGTCGTCACATATACCGCGTCGTGATCGGCGGCCGGCGCGCCCACCGCGGCGACCGCCGAACCGTCGACCGTGACCTCCGTGATCCACTCCTCGTCGCCGTTTGCCGCGTCGTACGCGGCCACGCGACCGTCGTCGGTGACCAAAAAGAGGCGGTCGCCGGCGGCGGCGAAACGGCCGCCGCGTTCGACCGTCCAGTCGATCGCCACCGGCGGTTCGGGGCCGGCCGTCTCGGGAGCGGCGGCGCTGCTGTCTGCGTCCCCGTACCGGGTCGGCCAGTCGGCCGGGGCCGACGCGTCGGTCGATCGGGCGGCACCGGTTTCCGAAGCCGCTGCCCCGGTCGCCACCGCGACGCCGACGTACTTCAACACGTCTCGTCGGTCGTACTCGGTCATACCTACCGAGGCGGTGATGCCGATCCCTGTTACTTATTCCTCCGGTAGAACCGTTGCAGCCCGACAATACGGGGCATGAAGTGGTTCGATCAGTGAAAAGATCTATGAGTCGATAGGTAGCTGCGACCTACCACGCCGCCTCGAGGATCCCCTCGATCTCCTCGACGGAGGGGGCCAGTCCGGGCGGCGCGTTCGCCATGAACGAGTCCTCGAGGATCGCCTCCGCGACGGCGGTGAACTCCTCGGGCCGCGGGCCGTCGACCTCGCGCAACTGCGCGGGGAGGTCGAGTCCGTCCCGAATCTCCGCGACCGCCTCGACGACCGCCGCGCCGTGATCCGCGGCGTCGCCGACACCGAGCGCGGTCGCGAGCATCCCCGCCCGCGCGTCCACGTCCTCCCGCTCGAAGAGATACTCGAGGACGTGCGGGACGACGATCCCGTGGGCGGCCCCCTGCTGGACGTCGTACGTTCGCGTCAGCCCGTGGCCGAAGGCGTGGACGATCGAGAGCGTCGTCTCGCCGGGCCGAGAGATACCGTACTGGACGAGGACGATCCCCTCGAGGAGCGTCTCGAAGGTCCCCACGTCTCGGTCGCCGTCACCGAACGCGCGGAGACCGTCCTCGAGTTTCTCGAGGCCGTGTCTGGCCGTCGCGTCGGTCACGGGCGTCGCGTTGGCGGCGTAGAGCGTCTCGATGCCCTTGTCGAAGCCGTTCATCGCCGAGCCAGCGAGGATCGAGTCCGGCGTGGTCGCGACCAGTTCGGGGTCGTAGACCGCCGCCGCGGGCATCAGGTCGGGGTGGGAGACGCCGCCGCTGGCCGGCTCGTCGACGGGCCCTTCGTCGGGATCGGCGGTGACGCCGGCGACCGACGAGAGGTCCGCGCCCGCGAGCGTCGTCGGCACCGTGACGATCGGCACCAGCCCTTCGTCGGGGACGGGAAGCGTCCCTGTTTCGGCGAGTTCCCGGCCGGCGGCCGCCGGACCGTAGCCGTTGGCCGCGAGAACGCTGATGATCGTCGCGACATCGAGGCTACTGCCACCACCGACGCTCACGATTGCGTCGGCATCCTCGGCCTCGAGGCGGTCGCGCCCCGCCAGCGCCGTCGAGAGCCGCTTCGCCGCCGACGTCTCGTCGAACACGCCGGCCAGCCGCTCTCCCAGCCCCGATCTCACCGGTTCGATTACCGTCGGCGTCGCCCCCACCGTCGAACCGCAGACGAGCAGCGCGCGCTCGAGACCCAGCGCCTCGAGTTCGGCCTCGAGGTCGTCGACGCTACCGGCGCCGAAGCGGATCGTCGCCGGGTCGTAGTCGAAACGGAACGACGGCTCGCGGTCGCTCGAATGAGAACGCATGGACGGCCGTACGGACCGCGGGCTGTTAAAAGCGAGAGCAGCGGTGATCCAGTAGCGAGGTGTCGGTTCGGAATCGGTTCGCCGGTCCGTTCGAGTCTGACGTCTCCGTTCACCGTCGCGAGACTCGCGGCGTCAGTGACCGACGCCGAGGTACGTGTGGACCGCCTCCTCGTTTTCCAGTTCGTCGACGAACGCGACGGCGAAGTCCTCCATCGAGATGTAGCTCTCGCCGTTCTCGTCGGCGACGAGCCGTCGGTCCGCGGTTCGGTACTCGCCCGTTCGCTCGCCGGGCTCGATCACCGCTGCCGGCCCGAGGTAGGTCCACCGGAGGTCGTTGGCCTCGCCGATGACCCCGTACGCGTCGATGGCCGCCTGCGCGAGAGGCTCGAGTTCGTTCGGGAACTCTTCGGTCTCGATGAGCATCGTCTCCGGGTCGACGCGCAGGCCGCCCGCGCCGCCGGTCCAGACCAGGCGGTCGGTGTCCGTCCGCTGGAGTCCCTCGACGACCGCTTCGGCCATCTCGACGAGGACGTCGACGTCCGCGTCGTCCGACGGGCCGAGCGCCGACGCGACGGCGTCGTGATCCGCCGCGAGAGACGCAATTTCATCCGCATCAGTCGCGTCGGCGGCGACCGCGCCGAAGTCGGGGTCGTCGATCCCGTCGATCTCGCCGCTGCGGGACGTCCCCGTCACCTCGTGGCCGCGCTCGAGGAGTTCGGTCGCGATTCGTCGCCCGATTCGTCCGCTCGCACCGAGTAGGAGTACGTTCATGATCGTGCGTTAGGTGATTTCGCCGGTGGTCGGCACGCGATACGCAGATGAGCAGCCAGACGGCCGGTTACATCACCATACCTGCTGTTGGGACGTAACTGTGATATAGTTCAGCGAACGTCGGTATGAGCAAGTCACACCGATGTCACCGCACTCGGATCTCGAAGCGAAATACGCCAGCTGTCCGGTGATCAAGACCCTCGAGGAAGTCGGCTCGCGGTGGCGGTTGACCGTCATTCACGTCCTCCGAGAGGGCGAACTCCGCTTTAACGAGCTCAAGCGTGCGACGGACGCGAACTCACAGACGCTGTCCCGCGTGCTTGACGACCTCGAGGAGACGGGTTACGTCGAGCGGCGAGTCGAGGAGGAGAGCCCGATCGCCGTCTACTACTCGCTGACGCCGAAGGGCGACGACCTCCTCTCGGCGTTCGACGAGATCCTCGAGTGGGGCGAGAAGTGGATCGACGACGACGACCGCCCCGACGGTGAGGAGAGCGGGGCGTAGCGAGACGAGGCGCTCGGTACGCGCCTCGAGCGTCGTATCGTGTGCGACGGTGCTGTGGCTCCGCAGTTCGATATCTGCGTCGTCGCGGCGCCGCGACTCGACTGCTATGCCCGGGGCTCTGCGACGAGACGGCGTCCGCGAGAAAAATCGATCTCGGTTGGTGATCGCGACTCGAGAGTCGGACTCGGCTTCGAATTCGAGTCCGAGTACGGACCGATTATTCGGCCGCGACGTCTTCCTCGTCGACGTCGACCGCGGTCGCTTCCTCTTCGGCGACTTCTTCGGGGTGGGCCTCAAGGGTGGCCTTCTGGATCTCGACGCGACGCAGCGGGTAGATCGTCTTGGCCTCGCCGTAGATCCCCGAGGAGAGTCGACCCTCGACGACGCTGTCGATGAGCTCCTCGAAGGAGCGCTCGGCGGCGGCCTCCTCGATCATCTCGACCATCTGGTTGCGGATGGCCTTCTCCTGGCTCGCGTCGGCCTTCTTGGTCGTGAAGGCGACGGGCTGGATCTGGACGCGGTAGTCGTCCGTCGTGAGGACGGTGACGTAGGCCTCGACCTTCGAGGCGCCCCGTCGGACCAGCGACCGCAGGTAGTCCCGGGTCAGGGAGTGCTCGACGAACTCCGTGTACGCCGAGTCGCTGCCGACGTCGGTGATCTTGAAGGTCAGCTTGGTGTTGTTCTCGCTGGCGTTGTTGTTGAGTTCGCCCAGCGTCGTTTCGATGGTTCGGTCGTAGACCTTTTCCGGTTCGTCAGCGGGGGTTTCGCCGAGTTCCTGGCGGTCGAACTGCTCGGGTGCCAGGACGGTGTACCACCGCTTCTCCTGTTTCGCGCGTGAAACTGATCGTTCACTCATGATGTATCTGTAGTGTTACTGTCCGCATCGGACGCGGGCCCCGCGTCCGCTGGTAGCTCGCGCTGTTCCCCTGGGTCCCGTCCGGAACGGGCCACGTCGATCGCCACCTCGAGATTGACCACGTAGTCGTCGACGTTCGAGTGGAGGCCACCGGTCGCCTCGCGTTCGATGTGCGTGACGACGGCGCCCTCGGTCTTAGTCTCGGCATCGCCGTCCTCGCGCTCGACGACCGTCTCCATCTCGTCGGTGTTGTCCGGGCGAAGCGCCCGCGCGACGAGTTCGGGGTCGTCGTGGCGCGTTCGAATGGTCGCGCGCCGACTCATCGTCGGTCCCTCACGATCTGTATGAGCGTCGACTCGTCTACGCCGGGATCGTACCGTAGGTAGCCGCGGCGGCGGCCGCCGTCGTAGGCGACCCCCTCGATCCCGACCTCCTCGAGTTCGCGTGCGACCGCCTCGACGGTCGCCCCCAGCGGCTCGCCGCCGCGGGTGGCGATCGCCGCCTCGCCGTCGGCGACGGCGAGGACGGTCGATTCCGGCGACCGGTAGGCCGCGGCGATCCGGGCGACCGCTTCGACGGGGCCGTCGTCGACGCCGACGACGAACAGCCCGTCGTAGCGTCCCGTCGAGCCGGCTTCGAGCGCCGCGTGGGCGCGTCGGCCGTGCTCGCGCCAGGCGTCCAGTGCCGGCTCGCGGGCGTCGTGGCCCATCGCGAGCGCGGCGCCGGTGCCCGGCTCGGTGCGGGCGGTCGCCTCGAGGACGTCCGCGTAGCCGCCGATCGTCGCGAACGGCGCGTCGGCCGTCGCGTACGGCCGTAGCACGCGCTGGACCGTCTCGGCCGCGGCCGGTACCGCCTCGTCGTCGCCGACGATATCGAGGGCGACGGCGGAGCCGATCGTCCGGTGGGCGTCCGAATCGAACGCGTCCGGCGCGGCGAGGTCGACGCCGAGTTCCTCGAGCGCGGTCCGCGTCGCGCTCAGGTCGCCCGACCACGGCGCGCGAAGGCGCGTCGAGTGGGCGAGACCGTCGACCGGATCGGTCGTCGGCACCGCGACGCCCGGTCGGCGATCGACCAGGCCCTGCGTCCGCGCGGCCTCGAGGACCCACTCGCTCTCGCCGGCACCGGGTTCGACGCCAGCGGCCACGAGCCCCGCGAGCGCGAGGACGTGATCCGGCGACGCCTCGAGGCCGCGAACGGCCTCGAGCGCCGCGAGCGTGGCGGGTCGGTCGTCAGTATCGAGCCGCGTCGCGTCCGCGTCGACGGCGCCGATGGCGACGGTAACGTCGTCGGCCGCCGCCCGTCGGTCGCGAACGCGCTCGGTTCGGTCGGCGACCGTGGGGCCGACGCTCACCTGGAACGGCGTCCCGCGGTCGGCCAGGGCCCGCGCGAGCAGGCCGCTGGCCGCCAGCGCGTCGCCGTCGGCGCGCGCGACGAGGTGGACGAAGCCGGCGCTCCCGATCGCCTCCGCGGCGGGGGCAGACGCCGGCTCGGCGGACCGACTATCGGTGGCCATCTAGATTCGGTGGGGTTACTCCTCGTCGAGGAGCTCTTTCGCGACGTCGTAGGAGTACGTGAAGTCCGGCTCGACTTCGTCGCCGCGGTAGTAGTCGACGAGGCGTCGGACCTTCGACTCCGTGTTCTGCAGGGCGCGCTTGTTCTGGTAGTCCTGCGGGTTCTGCTGGATGTGCTCGCGCAGGCGCACGGCGCGTTCCATCAGGTTGTAGAGGTCCTCGGGGAACTCCGATCGCGCGTCGTTCTCCTCGAGGATCTCGGTGATCTTCTTCCCGGTCGCCAGCTTGACGTCCGGGACGGGCGTGCCCGTGACACCTTCGTCACGCAGCTTCATCCCGATCTGACTGGGATCGTAGCCCTGCTCTGCCAGTTCGACGACGCGGGCTTCGATATCGTCCGCGTCGACGTCGCTCCACTCCGGCGGGTCGTCTGCCGTCGGCTTGTCCGATCCGGACGAGCCGCGACGGCGGGTGTGCATTCGTGCCATTGGTGAGGATAGGAACCGCACTGACCGCTGAAGTCGTGTGACAGTCGCCGCTGCGACCGTCCGTGCACTTCCGCAATCCCAAGCCGTCCGAAACAGTGGACGGCGCAGTCAGATTTGCGGCCGTGCGCTTCCCACCAGTGTCTTCGCTCGGACGGACTAAAGGGTTTCTAGACTGGCTTCCTCGAACCGTAGCTGGTCGGTGCTCGAATGGTGGGTGGTGTTCTCGAGCGATCCAGTAGTGAAAGTGTGGAGTGCGATCGCGGTCAGTCGAGCGATCAATTACTGCTGTCCCACGCGCGTCTCCTCTTCGTCCCAGTACTCCTCGCGGAGTTCGTACTTCTGGACCTTGCCGGTCGCGGTCTCGGGGAGATCTTCAACGAAGTCGACGCTCGAGGGCTTCTTGTAGCCCGCGAGGTGCTCGCCGACGAACTCGAGGATCTCGTCCTCGGTCGGCTCGGCGCCGCTTCGCGGGACGACCA containing:
- the queC gene encoding 7-cyano-7-deazaguanine synthase QueC codes for the protein MTDANTATDDDESTKKRAVILLSGGMDSATAAYEARDRGYELYALHTSYGQRTEDRELECARRLADELDAADFLQIETGHLSAIGASSLTDDEMAVADADMESDEIPTSYVPFRNANLLAMAVSYAEANDCEAVFIGAHSEDFSGYPDCRPEFFEAFENVVDVGTKPETDISIEAPFVEWSKTDIAERGVDLEVPYEHTWSCYRENEPACGTCDACAFRLQAFQNVGVRDPIEYAERPDYAAE
- a CDS encoding outer membrane protein assembly factor BamB family protein; amino-acid sequence: MTEYDRRDVLKYVGVAVATGAAASETGAARSTDASAPADWPTRYGDADSSAAAPETAGPEPPVAIDWTVERGGRFAAAGDRLFLVTDDGRVAAYDAANGDEEWITEVTVDGSAVAAVGAPAADHDAVYVTTAGDTASITALEAADGERRWQESGIGYETNRTPVVGEDLVLVVADGSLFAFDARDGTREWRFDPEPVTVDGGERGDPLQRDPVAVGDGAVFAVSNNQLFARELDSGAARWADRVDDWAADTFSGRPMAHGDAVAVVKDDAVAVYDAGNGDERATVPTYSPAALAADRLYAVDDAASSDREVVVGYDRASGADEWRSAADAATIEDVIVGDGAVFAAVADDGESGAVAFDRDGGDPLWRLETDFEPSQLAVVDGTVYASGDRLVAIRSEDDGEPSADDGEPSADDGDPSADDGNPSADNGEPSADDEGSDGEGAPGFTVGTGIVSGVLALAAVGRRVANGGD
- a CDS encoding iron-containing alcohol dehydrogenase family protein, which produces MRSHSSDREPSFRFDYDPATIRFGAGSVDDLEAELEALGLERALLVCGSTVGATPTVIEPVRSGLGERLAGVFDETSAAKRLSTALAGRDRLEAEDADAIVSVGGGSSLDVATIISVLAANGYGPAAAGRELAETGTLPVPDEGLVPIVTVPTTLAGADLSSVAGVTADPDEGPVDEPASGGVSHPDLMPAAAVYDPELVATTPDSILAGSAMNGFDKGIETLYAANATPVTDATARHGLEKLEDGLRAFGDGDRDVGTFETLLEGIVLVQYGISRPGETTLSIVHAFGHGLTRTYDVQQGAAHGIVVPHVLEYLFEREDVDARAGMLATALGVGDAADHGAAVVEAVAEIRDGLDLPAQLREVDGPRPEEFTAVAEAILEDSFMANAPPGLAPSVEEIEGILEAAW
- a CDS encoding 30S ribosomal protein S15; this encodes MARMHTRRRGSSGSDKPTADDPPEWSDVDADDIEARVVELAEQGYDPSQIGMKLRDEGVTGTPVPDVKLATGKKITEILEENDARSEFPEDLYNLMERAVRLREHIQQNPQDYQNKRALQNTESKVRRLVDYYRGDEVEPDFTYSYDVAKELLDEE
- a CDS encoding KEOPS complex subunit Pcc1 translates to MSRRATIRTRHDDPELVARALRPDNTDEMETVVEREDGDAETKTEGAVVTHIEREATGGLHSNVDDYVVNLEVAIDVARSGRDPGEQRELPADAGPASDADSNTTDTS
- a CDS encoding winged helix-turn-helix transcriptional regulator — encoded protein: MSPHSDLEAKYASCPVIKTLEEVGSRWRLTVIHVLREGELRFNELKRATDANSQTLSRVLDDLEETGYVERRVEEESPIAVYYSLTPKGDDLLSAFDEILEWGEKWIDDDDRPDGEESGA
- a CDS encoding NAD(P)-dependent oxidoreductase — translated: MNVLLLGASGRIGRRIATELLERGHEVTGTSRSGEIDGIDDPDFGAVAADATDADEIASLAADHDAVASALGPSDDADVDVLVEMAEAVVEGLQRTDTDRLVWTGGAGGLRVDPETMLIETEEFPNELEPLAQAAIDAYGVIGEANDLRWTYLGPAAVIEPGERTGEYRTADRRLVADENGESYISMEDFAVAFVDELENEEAVHTYLGVGH
- a CDS encoding 30S ribosomal protein S3ae, coding for MSERSVSRAKQEKRWYTVLAPEQFDRQELGETPADEPEKVYDRTIETTLGELNNNASENNTKLTFKITDVGSDSAYTEFVEHSLTRDYLRSLVRRGASKVEAYVTVLTTDDYRVQIQPVAFTTKKADASQEKAIRNQMVEMIEEAAAERSFEELIDSVVEGRLSSGIYGEAKTIYPLRRVEIQKATLEAHPEEVAEEEATAVDVDEEDVAAE